The following coding sequences are from one Gossypium hirsutum isolate 1008001.06 chromosome A12, Gossypium_hirsutum_v2.1, whole genome shotgun sequence window:
- the LOC107934222 gene encoding protein SCAI produces the protein MAEEGDVVSKTFRALVESADRKFARVRDFPSYGRAQGQHYFQKVFKAYMRLWKYQQEHRTELVKAGLNRWEIGEIAGRIGQLYFGQYTRTSEARFLVEAYVFYEAILKRRYFEGCKVKDLGVRFKELRFYARFLLVSLILNRTQTVKVVVEKLKALVDNCNANFRETNFKEWKLVVQEIVRFMNADTTFAIASARPFRYSAIFDCHPNSVQYVARFHAKKVLKFRDAILMSYHRNEVKFAELTLDAYRMLQCLEWESSGSFYQKHQAETKENGVVVDYSGTSGLIDMKLVADMTDPTLPPNPRKAILYRPSVTHLIAVMATICEELPPESVILVYLSASGKPSHINASPVESSGGSKRTTKNKLTSHNSLEQNFSSPEPHINGKKGFSDYYDDYLWLGSKGNGGSSNLYPGDIIPFTRRPLFLVIDSDSSHAFKVLHGAERGEKAALLLSPFRPMFKDPFSADITQNGSQFTFFLTAPLQAFCQMTGFALSDSDIEVLKNAENILSTAFSKWEVILCKSLSLDLVWAQVLSDPFLRRLIIRFIFCRAVLSAFCPPEESEQYVPVCLPQLPNSLSPKAEVVQSSVSQLANHLNVADGFHFDNT, from the exons ATGGCGGAGGAGGGCGACGTCGTTTCGAAGACCTTCCGAGCACTCGTGGAGAGCGCGGACCGTAAATTCGCACGAGTCCGGGACTTCCCGTCGTACGGACGAGCACAAGGGCAACATTATTTCCAGAAAGTCTTCAAAGCGTACATGCGGTTGTGGAAGTACCAGCAAGAGCACCGAACGGAGCTTGTCAAAGCCGGTCTGAACCGGTGGGAGATTGGGGAGATCGCCGGTCGGATCGGCCAGCTGTATTTCGGCCAGTACACGAGGACGAGCGAGGCCAGATTTCTGGTCGAAGCCTACGTTTTCTACGAAGCGATTCTGAAGAGGAGGTATTTTGAAGGGTGTAAAGTGAAGGATCTTGGAGTCCGGTTTAAGGAGTTGAGGTTTTACGCCCGTTTTTTACTCGTTTCCTTGATTTTGAACCGGACCCAGACGGTGAAAGTTGTCGTTGAAAAGCTCAAAGCTCTGGTTGATAATTGCAACGCTAATTTCCGG gaGACGAACTTTAAAGAATGGAAACTAGTAGTGCAAGAAATTGTCCGCTTTATGAATGCCGATACAACTTTTGCAATTGCAAGTGCTAGGCCATTTAGGTACTCTGCTATATTTGACTGTCATCCAAATTCTGTTCAATACGTGGCTCGGTTCCATGCTAAGAAGGTTCTAAAGTTTCGAGATGCAATCCTGATGAGTTATCATCGGAATGAG GTAAAATTTGCTGAACTTACTCTGGATGCATATAGAATGCTGCAATGTTTAGAGTGGGAGTCTAGCGGATCATTTTACCAAAAGCATCAGGCTGAAACAAAGGAGAATGGTGTTGTCGTTGATTATTCTGGAACTTCGGGACTGATAGATATGAAGTTGGTTGCAGACATGACTGATCCAACTTTACCTCCAAATCCCAGGAAGGCTATCCTGTACCGACCCTCTGTAACACATTTGATAGCA GTTATGGCAACAATTTGCGAGGAGCTCCCTCCAGAGAGTGTTATACTGGTTTATCTATCAGCTTCAG GGAAACCTAGTCATATTAATGCTTCTCCAGTAGAATCTTCAGGAGGATCCAAGCGAACAACAAAAAACAAACTTACTTCTCACAATTCCCTAGAGCAGAATTTTTCTTCACCTGAACCCCACATTAATGGCAAGAAAGGGTTTAGTGACTATTATGATGATTATCTTTGGCTAGGTTCTAAAGGAAATGGTG GTTCAAGCAATCTCTATCCTGGTGATATAATTCCTTTTACCCGAAGACCTCTTTTCTTGGTCATTGATAGTGACAGCAGCCATGCATTCAAG GTCTTACATGGTGCAGAAAGAGGAGAGAAAGCTGCCTTACTGCTTTCGCCATTTAGACCAATGTTTAAGGACCCTTTTAGTGCTGATATTACGCAGAATGGAAGTCAGTTTACCTTTTTCTTGACTGCTCCTTTACAAGCATTTTGCCAAATGACTGGCTTCGCCTTATCTGATAGTGATATA GAAGTTCTAAAAAATGCTGAAAACATCTTGTCTACTGCTTTTTCCAAGTGGGAAGTAATTCTCTGCAAGTCACTAAGCCTGGATCTGGTTTGGGCGCAAGTTTTGTCTGATCCTTTTTTAAGGCGGCTTATTATTAG ATTCATATTCTGTCGAGCTGTGCTCTCTGCTTTCTGTCCTCCAGAAGAGAGTGAACAATATGTACCTGTTTGCCTACCACAACTTCCTAATTCTCTGTCTCCAAAGGCTGAAGTCGTGCAGTCTTCAGTCAGCCAGCTTGCAAATCACCTGAATGTTGCCGATGGCTTTCACTTTGACAACACATAA
- the LOC107934206 gene encoding uncharacterized protein isoform X1 — MVVASSNPHNKEMQIRRRISNIFNKREEDFPSLREYNDYLEEVEDMIFKLIEGIDVQAIEEKITKYQQENAEQIMINQARKAEELAAAMAASKGIRVQADTDGSSQAGFVAGTQGQYAPTVAGQPRPTGMAPQPVPLAGGLDMHGYALDDEEMMRLRAERGGRAGGWSIELSKKRALEEAFASIWI; from the exons ATGGTAGTTGCTAGTTCCAATCCCCACAACAAGGAGATGCAAATCCGTAGAAGAATAAGCAACat ATTCAATAAAAGAGAAGAGGATTTTCCATCACTGAGAGAATACAATGATTACTTGGAAGAAGTGGAAGACATGA tttttaaattgattgaaggAATAGATGTTCAAGCTATTGAGGAGAAAATTACCAAGTATCAGCAAGAAAATGCTGAGCAGATTATGATCAATCAAGCTCGTAAG GCTGAAGAATTAGCTGCTGCAATGGCAGCAAGCAAGGGGATTCGGGTACAGGCCGATACTGATGGG AGCTCACAAGCAGGGTTTGTAGCTGGTACCCAAGGTCAATATGCACCGACAGTTGCTGGACAGCCACGACCAACAGGCATGGCACCACAACCGGTACCACTTGCTGGTGGGCTGGACATGCATGGCTATGCACTTGATGATGAGGAAATGATGCGGCTCCGGGCAGAAAGAGGTGGAAGAGCAGGAGGGTGGAGTATAGAGTTGAGCAAGAAGAGGGCACTGGAAGAAGCCTTTGCAAGCATATGGATTTGA
- the LOC107934206 gene encoding CDK-activating kinase assembly factor MAT1 isoform X2 — protein MVVASSNPHNKEMQIRRRISNIFNKREEDFPSLREYNDYLEEVEDMIFKLIEGIDVQAIEEKITKYQQENAEQIMINQARKAEELAAAMAASKGIRVQADTDGPELTSRVCSWYPRSICTDSCWTATTNRHGTTTGTTCWWAGHAWLCT, from the exons ATGGTAGTTGCTAGTTCCAATCCCCACAACAAGGAGATGCAAATCCGTAGAAGAATAAGCAACat ATTCAATAAAAGAGAAGAGGATTTTCCATCACTGAGAGAATACAATGATTACTTGGAAGAAGTGGAAGACATGA tttttaaattgattgaaggAATAGATGTTCAAGCTATTGAGGAGAAAATTACCAAGTATCAGCAAGAAAATGCTGAGCAGATTATGATCAATCAAGCTCGTAAG GCTGAAGAATTAGCTGCTGCAATGGCAGCAAGCAAGGGGATTCGGGTACAGGCCGATACTGATGGG CCAGAGCTCACAAGCAGGGTTTGTAGCTGGTACCCAAGGTCAATATGCACCGACAGTTGCTGGACAGCCACGACCAACAGGCATGGCACCACAACCGGTACCACTTGCTGGTGGGCTGGACATGCATGGCTATGCACTTGA